Part of the Mus musculus strain PWK/PhJ chromosome 11 genomic patch of type NOVEL, GRCm38.p6 PATCHES PWK/PHJ_MMCHR11_CTG3 genome, GGTGTAAACATAAGCCATGTAACCAATGACCCTGCTGTAATGTTTCTACTTGGTGGTTGCTATGAGGTAATTTTTGTCTGAGAAAGAATGAAAGCTAAGAACACAAATAAAGTGGCAAAGAATCCCCTTTTCCCTTCATCCAGTGTGCATGAcctgcctttcctttccctttctctctggctcatgaAGAGTTAATGAACTCTACGGCTCTCCCTGGCCAGCAAGCAGACCCCTACCCCACCACCCTGAGTTAAAAGAATAAAGAGCCCAAAGTAAccaaatttcttttataaatccCCTGCTGCTAGCAGCAGGAGTCAATTGTTGGAAGCTTTGGCCCTCAAAATATTAAAGGAGTGTTAATGCCAGAAGCTGGCAGCCTTTGGTCTCAGAATAGCAAGAGAGAGTTAATTACCAGAAGTCATCAGTTTCTGGTTCATCTGATGTGTCCCTTCTCAGTACCTGGGTGTCAAGATCCCATGGGATCTTGACATTAAtttcagcaggaagtagttacagaagaaaatactttatttattcCTTATCCTCAACAAAAGGATGAATGTTAGGTCAAATGGAAAGTCCCTGTTATAGGGGACAAAATGACGACCTAAAGTGTCTGTTGGCATACCAGGAAAGATGCCTCTTAAAATCAAATAGACCCAGATCTACCAAATAGGTAGATTCATTAGCTGAAATAGTTCTTTTTGACAGAGCACCCAACCTACTCTGTAAAAGAAGGGGGCTATTTtgtagctttaaaaaaagaaaatgtttttatgaaAGCCACTCAGTAATCATTGGAGATAATCTGACTGTACAAAACACAATACAACACAACACATTGTTAAAAAGGGACCTGAGAGGAAATAAATGACTGGTTCCTATTCTCTTTTTCAAGCTCTTCCTAGATAGTAACTTTGATGTCTTTAGTCCTTCTGTTTCTTCTAGTTACTGTTGGCCCTTGCATCATTAATTCATTAACTAGATACAGAAATACACATCTGGGTGTCATGAAGCTGATGGTTTTTAGATCCCAATATGAACAGGTTCTCACCATAGAGTCAAGGATTTGACACAGGatataacgtgtgtgtgtgtgtgtgtgtgtgtgtgtgtgtgatggctaacattatgttttatgtttaaattactgtgcttaagaaatctttaaacaaaaatgTTTCTAACCAGTAAGTGCCACTTGTCCAAGAACAGATCATTTCCTGGAATTCTGGGGGCTGCTCATGAAAGATAACAAGCCTAGTGTTTTTCCTTCTTCACACAAGCATGGTTGCGCTTATTGTGTAAGATATGTGCTTGATCACACACAGACAGGAGTTATGTAGGCAGGAGACATATAGGCAGGAACCATGTTAGGATGTATGCTTGCCTCTGACTGGCAAAGGTGGGAGGTATGTAGCCTCGTgagttttgcctttataagcccctGACTAATGTAATTTAGGGTTATTCTCTGGGAATCCCAGGTATGGACCTGGCCatatttaataaagcttactTCAAACTTGCCTTTAAAACTGTGATAGTGATCTTATTCTTGCTCAGTGGGACTAACAATGCTGCAGCAGTAGCTGAGTGCTTACATCTTAACCCACAATCACAAGGACAGAGAGAACTAAGaatggctcctcctcctcctcctcctcctcctccttcctttaaaCCCCGAGTGGTACAAAGAACAGAGCTGCAAGGACATTGCTGAATTCAAGTGCACTCTCACCTTCCATTGGCCTCTTAATCTCCAAGAGAAATCTCTTTTCTTCCAAGAGAAAGCTGGAACTTAGGTAGAAAGAACCACACTATCCAgtcctgcttttatttttcttttaagatactttttaaaattgaattttatttgtaattcatttttatactccatattccattccatgCCCCTCCACTCTCATCCTCCAACCACATtccacaccccctccccaccacatcctgtctccacatggatgtccctaccctccaccccatctgatctctaaactccctggaggcctccggtctcttgagggttagatgcatcatctctgaatgaacatagacctggaagtcctctactgtatgtgtgttgagggcctcataccAGCTGGTGTATGAAGCAAAGTTATCCATCATGACTTTGAAACAGAATGTTTTCAGGCTATTCTTTCTGAAAACTGGTAATGAACCTTTAGAGTCAAAAGGACAAAGCAATGATTTCAGGTtagtaaaaacattttttttttaaaaaaatagttgaggtttttgagggttttatGAAGGTCTATAAGGTCTATACACCTAGAAATTAGGAGGTAAAAGTAAGAAGGTCAAGCATTCGAGGACAACCTCAACTTCGTAGTGAgtatgagaccagcctgagctataagaCAAtctatctataaaaaaaaaaaagcaaaatatcaaATTACATTGTTGAGAATTAAACACACTTGAGTCAGTTTCTCCACCTCTCTTTTAAACATATACCTTAAAGACaaattcaaaaatatgttttctttcttttttattggatattttctttatttacattttaaatgtttccccCTTTTCAGGTGTCCCATTCAGAaaccccctatgccctccccctgcctctctgaGGGTGCTGCCTCATCTtgccaccctggcattccccaacaatggggtttcAAACacactcaggcccaagggcctctcttcatacctgatgtccaacaaggccaacctctgccacatatgcggcctgcaccctgggtccctccatgtgtattctttggttggtggtccagtcctcaGGCGCTCTGGGGGcctgttgacattgttgttccCTGCGTGGggtgcaaaccccctcagctccttcagtcccttctacaactcctccatcagggacccccttgctcagtccaatggttggctccaATCTTCCTCCtccgtatttgtcaggctctggcagagtctctcaggagacagccatatcaggcttccatcaaaagcactttctggcatccacaatatcatctgggtttggtggccatatatgggatggattcccaggtggggcagtcccgggatggcttttccttcagtctctgctccacactttgtctccatattttttcctgtAAGTAATAGGTTCACCCTTCTGAGAAATACTGAACCATCCACAGTTTGGCCTtgcttcttcttaggcttcatatggtctgtgaattgaaattttgggtattctgacttttgggctaatatccactaaccAGTTAGTAatactgtgtgttcttttgtgtctgagttatcttactcaagatgatattttcaagttccatccatttgcttgcaaatttaaTGAAgtgattgttttaaatagctgaatagtattccactgtgtaaatgtaccacattttctgtatccattcctttgttgaggaaaatttgggttctttccagcttctgactattaaaaatatggctgctatgaatatagtggagcatgtgtccttagtacattttggagcatcttctgggtatatgcctaggagtggtataactggtccttaagtagtactatgtacagttttctgaggaaccaccagactgacttccagagtggttgtaccaatttgcaatctcaccagcaatggagtagtgttcctttctccacatcctcacggcagcatctgctgtcacctgagtttttgatcttagacattctcactggtgtgaggtggaatctcagggatgttttgatttgcatttccctgatgactacggatgttgaacatttctttaggtgtttctgagcccttccagtttcctcagttgagaattcttaatttagctctgttccccattttttaatagggttatttggtttgctggagtctaacttcttgagttatttgtatatattggatattacccctCAATTGGATGTGAGATTggtaaagatgttttcccaatctgttgattgtcgttttgtccttttgacagtgtcctctgccttacagaagctttgtaattttatgaggtcccatttgttgattcttgattttagagcataagccattggtattttgttcaggaactttttccctgtgcccatgtgttcgagattttcccccaccttctcttctattagtttcagtgtgtctggtttgatgtggaagtccttgatccacttggacttgagatttgtacagggagataagaatggatcaatttgcattcttctacatgttcacTGCCAGTTGACCAGTActgtttgttgaaaattctgtcttttttccactggatgttttctatgttatcttcagtacctgagattctcttctctctctagtattctgttggtgatgcttgcatctatgactcctgatctctttcctaggttttttatctccagagttgtctccctttgtgatttctttattgtttctatttccatttttagattctggatggttttgttcaattccttcacctgtttggttgtgttttcctgcaattctttaagggaattttatgtttcctctttaagggcttctacctgtatacctgtgttctcctgtatttctttaagggagttacttatgtccttcttaaagtctatcatcatcatgaaatctgattttaaatcagagtcttgcttttctggtgtgtgggGGTACCCATGATAGCTCGCTGTggagggagaactgggttctgatgatgccaagtggccTTGGTAtctgttgcttgtgttcttgCTGTTGCCTCATGTGATttggttcctgtgttctgagGGTTCCAGGTGTGTacctctgagcagaagtggtggacTTACCTGCGCTCACAGGCTTGTCCACACTTGTGGGAGGCCAGTTCTTTCCCAGTGGTATTTGGGGATTGGAGCGCTGTGGCACAGAATCAGCTCCAGGCGCAGACCCCAGTGCTACTTAATATTATGTTTTTAGTCTTTATCTTTATCCTTATACaatattttcataaatgtatTAACCAATTTAAAATGGAAGTTTGTTTTAAGATTGGATATGACTTACTGCATTGTGTTGTCTTCATCTCTGGTTTCAATCCTTATGGTCTCAACATTCCCATAGCATATCTTATGTGTACATTGCCTTgccagccttctctccagctttgTTTTCAGCCTCAGTTAGTTACAAAATACACATTGGTAATTTTTTCCTACATTTGTCAAAACTACAGAACAAGGTTTTGTTAtatctttatctttcttcttGTCCCGAAGGACCTCAACTCGATTTAACTTTCTCATCatcagggattgaacttagggtCTCATATATCCCATTCAGCATGCCACCATTGAGCTCTGCCCCTCAGGAGTTGAAAGATACAGGATATACAGATGTTTCATTGCTCTGGAAGCCAGGCAGAGCAATAGGTTGTGGGAAATGGGCTGCTCAGTTGCAATGGGATTGATACCAAACACAATGCTTCTTTCCAGTCCCGAGAATCGACGGATGCTGTCAAACATGTTAGAATGACAGACAGACGCGTCATTCATGTGAGatgctctcctcctcttcctcatttctCTCAGGAACATATGCTCATAGGCTTTCTTCTCCCTATCTGTGCTGAAAAGCACTGCAATATCTTGGGGAGAATAGCCTTTACTCAAGAAAACATCACACCTATCTGTTATATAGCTTACCATCTTTTCCAAAGTCAAGTATGTAATCTCATAGGTGCCTGATACACCTTGGGACCATTTAAATTCATGGAGAATATTTAGGGACTCTTGAGGAATGCTGCATGGAGGGTTATCTCTGATTTTTTGCAACTCTTGTTGTAGGAACTCAGCTATTTTATCTGCATTGCGTACCACTTGTGTGAGCTCTTCCTTTGGATACTGGAGTGAGAAATCTGGGAGGCCACTCTCCTGCAAGTGACTGGTCTGAAAATAGTCCAGAAAGAtccagagaattccaggacaattTTTCATTCCTCGAGTGATTCCTTTTGCCTTCTCATACCAGTTTCCATCCTCAGTGCGGAAATTCTGGGCTTCATCAATAATGATGTGTTGGAACCTCTCTGTCTTAAATTTATAATTCATGAAGGTTTTCCGGGTCACTGCCTGGCAGATATTTTTTGCCCTGTAACAGTGAAAAAGACATTAGGTGTTTCTCTGAGTATGTCATAGTCCCAGCAACACAGAACTGCTATCTCAGATCATTTGACTGACTAGTTCCCAAGAACCAGGGTAAGAACAGAAAAGTTCATCTTAGATTGAACACACCCAGACAAAGATCCAAACACTTACTGGATGAAGTCCCTCAATGGCTGATTTTCACAGATGTAGAGGATTCTATCTGTTTCACAGTGGAATGTGTTTCTGatcttttccatgattttcatgGCTATGATTGTCTTCCCTGAGCCCGGCAAGCCATGCACAAATAGTTCTCTGGTTTTGCGGAGACTTTTTGAGAGTATCTCATACTGTTGGGCTGTGAGAAGATTCAAAATTTCACAGCCAAGCTGGTCACTCAAGAAAGATCTGAAGTTGAGCAAGACAATCACAAGGGCCTGCAGCaagtcctgcatttcctggatgtttgcaAGGTTATAGGAGCTTGGGTAATCAATAGGAGAGACTGAGCTCCCACTGGTCTCGATATTGTTCTGAGAGCTCAGGCAGAGAACTTTGGTCATGACACACACTCTCCCAGTGTAGCCACCAGTGTTCACCAGCTTCTGCTTCAGAGTAAAGGCAGTGCGGGTGCAGTAGTCCTGACCCTGCTCATCCTGCTCCCCAAGGATGGTGTAGAGGATGGGGGGGCTATTCTGTGCAATCAGCAGAGCATCACAGATGACTTCCTGCTTCTCTTCCAGGTTCAGGTCCACAGCCCAGCTTCTAGAGAGGATCAGCAAACCACAGGAGAAAGAACGTATTTGCTGGTTTACTAAATCCTCTAGTCTCTCATGCTGGGAACACAGCTCACTCCAGAGAGATTCAGGAGTATACTTTAAACAGTCTGGTGACACTGGACATGAAAAGAATAGACAagatttcaaataaatatttgcaTTGTTTCAAACAACTCATATATTGTTTAAAATGGAGAGTCAAGTAGGTGGCCAATATTTTTGGAAGATATTTGTGTCATATGCTTTGTCTGgggaatacacatacacacacatgcacacgtgtgctcaaacagacagactcacacacatgtctatatctatacacacacacacacacacacacatacatacatacatacatacatacatacatctgtgCCAACCGAAATGGAATTTATTGAGCctaaagaaagttttaaaaaatgcagtCATTCAGTTTGAAATAAGGCCGTCGGGAGGGGCTTAGGCCTGCGCTGGGGCGTGGGGCCCTCTCCACCCAAGTGTGCTCTCTGCAGCTATGCCTTTGCCAAGCCTGTCCGCACAAATAGTCTCGAGCCACACAAATATTTCTACCCGTCCCAAAGGGGTTCTCACTCGGTCCCTCCCAGAAGGACATTTAGTCCAAGTACCACCCCTGATGCCACAAGCCTTGGGATCCCACGCCCAGTGAGAGAAGCCTCCGAGGTCCCGCCTGCCCGCCCGCCTGCCTCCCGCCTCCCCTTTCCCCCAAGCCAGGGAATCGTGGTTGGAGCTGACTTTGGCAATTTAAGACCTGCTGACTAAGTGAGTGAACAAAATTTGCTAATATCATTTAATGACCTGCATGTTTTTACTTTCCCCTGACTCATTCCTTACTGGTAGGATCAATCTTTTCAGTATTTGAGTTATGATTCAATGAGCCAGAAAAGTAACTTTGTAGTTTCAGAATGTCATCCAACTGTATATTTACTTTATTGTAAATAATGGTGAACAGTGGTCAATAAATAGTTTTATATTCCTTTAAAAAAGGCAGTCATTCTTGCTTGCATCAGATTCCTTTGTGGAAAGTTTAAAAACAATtctgataagttaataataataagttcAGATAAATCTATTTTGAAAGCAAATCTAAGGTCCTTCTAATATATTGATTATGAGAGCACTAATAAATGCTTATACCATAAACAGGATGTCTCTATATCAGATTTGATTAATAGATCTCAGGTATGTTCAAAGTGTGAAGCTAAAGAAGCTATTTTCTACCTTGAGAAACATGAATCTTTTTCTAAGTTGGAATTTTATGACAAAACCTAGCGAAAGTCTAACAATATCTCCGGTCTGAAATGATTACTTTGTACCAAGATTAGACCCTGGTGGCTCTGTCTCACTACTTTCTTTCGAGACAAATCACTAATGGCTCCTCTGTGCCATCTATCTGTCCTATGTTTTCCCTCCATCCTTAAAAGCTGACTAAACGGTCAATTCTATCATTGTGGTTCCCATGCAAGGATTTTGCTATGATTGTCTGGTCAATGAGTTCTGGACACAGGATCAGAACTCCATAAGAAGTGTCTTCATATGCATATGGTTAGGTCCCACCCCTGGAATGATATGTTTTAAACCCCTGGTAGGGGACTGAGCCTCTGAATATTTAACTATCAAATTTTGCTAGCCCCCAGCTAGATGACTTCAAGGGTCATCCCACTCCCAAGATGTCTGTGGCACTGCTGCCACATAACTTCTTTTTAACCAAAGTTATTAATTGGTTTCTTTCTCTTAATGGTGAAAACTGTCCGTTCTTACCTTGAAATAAATGCTGCTGCAGGTCGACTTTATGTTCCAGTCCCTTTTTAGAATACACTGGTCTGCAGTGTGGAGGGCTGTCGGATAGACTCAGCTGACATTCAAAATCTCTAGATAGATCATTGGAAGCTGCCTCTGTGTGACACGGTAAATGAAGAGTTAGAATAACAAAGAGCATAGGCcctattgtatgtgtgttaagGACATCAGAAACCacaaagaaaggaagctgaaacTTGATCCAGAAGGTAATATAAGCAGCCCCAGTGAAGAGACCAGAAGTCCTACCCATGTGAGAAAGGCACCATCATCAAAAGCTTCAAATCCAATTGGAGGATCTGAGGAAGGAGAGACCCCTCTGGCATCCTGGGTAAGTGGTGGAGAGGAGGACCATTTTGTCAATTCTCTGGCTGGCACCttgattgagaaccactggttggTACTAAGCTGGTTGGTACCCTGAGATCCTGACAGTAAGAATCTCAGATCAGGGATCCTGGTGCCAGCCTGCTACAGTTCCAGGGTAGGAGACAGTTATGAAAGATAAGCATGCCAAATATTTCAGGTAGCAGGAAGTTGGTCACAGAAAGTGAAGGTTGGGaatggatagatggctcagaggtcaagagcacgGGCTCATCTTGGAGAGGAccagggttcggttcccagcacccacatggtggttcacaatcattcATAGCTCCAGTTCTgaggatccaatgacctcttttGATCTCTTCAGACTCTATGAGTACAAAgtgtaaatacatacatgcaagaaagcattcacacacttaaaaaaattaaagaaagtgaAGGTGTAGGGGGTGGTAGCTTGCTCTAGGTAGTATAAAACTGAGCCCACAACCTGAAGATAATTGAGGGTCTGGTAGGCAAGAGCTTGTTAGCAGtgaataaatatgtatacacTGTATATCAGTGCATTGAATTTCATAAAACATTACCGGCACTAAAGGACAGATGGGTCAAGTTACAATAATGGTGAGTGACAATTTCATCAGCAGGTAATCCATCCTTTACAACTACCGCCAGTGATGGAGGAAATGGAGAGTCCCCATATCAAAGTTTTCTTTTACGTCTGCTCCAAGtcttctctctgttcctcctGTTCCCCAACTCAGCTCCTTCTAGCTTTGAAGTCTGAACAAAATGATTCCTCCATTGCTTTTGATCCCGCTAACAAGCCCCACTTTGCTGGCTTCCACCCaagctccttctcttcctccagctccttggtcttcccttctccctctctagcAACTGGCTCTCCTCATCAACCCACCCTGGCTCCCTGGATGTTCTCCCAAAGTGATGGGCACTGGATCTTCTTCTAGCTGAAATGCCTCTTCCTTCAAGAGGAGTGCTACTTCTGTGCCAATCAATCGGACatagtaaaaaacaaaatccaacaactTCAAACAGATCTCCAAAAATGTAATGAACAACTTGATGAGCCAGCCCCTGGGCCTTTTGAGAACCTTTGAAATAGGGAGTTGCATAACTGCCCTTCCTGACCCCTGCTTCTCATTTTCCTGCTATTACTAATTGCACCCTGATTTGTCAACTTCTTCTGTATGATTTTACAGCAACAAAAAATCTCTAATCAAACAATCAAtcagttgtttttaaaacaaaatccctaATGCTTGTTTTACCAAATGACAACTTAGTAGACAGACACTGTGGTGAAATCCTGGTAGCTCAGAGagccagagaaagcacccagctgacctttctACTCCACCCACATCCCAGAAGAGAAAAGCTTCTTTCCCATGCTGGCTTAAACACCCTTCGGTTTAAagaccctcctttctctctccccagtcTTCTTCTGTTCACTCCCTGTGACGTGGTTGCTTGCTCCAGGGTCTCCCAAGTCTTTCATGATATCCAGCCAAACCCAAAGAACAGAGATGCTTGCTCTGGAGACAATTCCAGGTGaattcctcctctgccttctgcaatgttagtgggattttttttcttctccatcaCTTTGGGTCTTTCTTCCAACCATGCTAAGTGCTGAAGGGCCCAGGTTTATGGCTCATTTTAACAAAAAGGACTGCATTTTCCTTTTAGACTCCATTTAATGATTAATTTGCTCTCTGAATCAAATCATCTACAGTGACTCAGTGCCAGCAGCCCTATCATCATCACTAACAGACATTTCCACCATTGCCATGATTATGGTTTGCATGCTCAATACCCTGTATAAAGCTGTCACCATTATGGCCCGGTCTCTCACTTTTCCAACCCCACTCAGAGGCAAATCATTTCCATACCAGCCCCAAGGTTTGCATGGTGTGTTTTTTGTGGCATTCCTTGGTCCTCCTCTTTTGCTACAACATCCTTTCAGTAGTAGGATACAAAAAACAATATatgccagatggtggtggcataggcctttaatcctaatacttgggatgtggaggcaggtggatctctgtgaatgtgAGACCAGCTGTTTACAGAGCAAATTTCAGGaaaaccaaggctacatggagaaacactgtcttgaaaccaacaaaacaaaacaaaaagcagagaaaGCCAACTTCAGTGGGTGTAATGAACTCAGATTTCCAGAGTGTGAAGGATACAGAGGCACtcaagagaggcagaactgaCAGAGAAGGAAAACCTCTCTCCTCTTACCTGGGCCAACATCCACCATCATGCGTACCCATTCCTCGGTGTTCAGTGTGTAGACACCTTTCTCCTTGTCTACCATCCATGAAATGGGAGCCTCTGAGAACACTGCACAGCAGAATGGCTCTACTTTGATCACACAGAGATAACCATACAAATTTCCCTCTTGAAACACATCTATGACTCTGGTCTCATAAGACACCTTGTTCTTGTCTTTAGatgaacaaaaatggaaaactggCAACTTGGATATTGCTTCATTTGCCACAATTTTCAAAGAGTCAGGGTCAACGTTGTCTTTTGGGCATCCCAGGATGATACTCTTATCATCCACTCCAATGAAAAGATAGCCTCCCTGGGTGTTTGCAAACGCGGAGATGTACTCTGGAATTATGTCTTTCATATATTTTTGGGCATTTTCGGTATCGAATTGTTTAAACTCTATAGATGTGGATTCAGAAAAAAGCAAGCGTTGGCCATATTCAAGTTTCTTACTTTGGAAAATTTCAAAAGCTGGATTTGATTCAAGGCTTTTCTGACTCATGGTTCTGGGAATTTTAGCAGGTGGAGCTCTGTCATCAGTCGGACTGCATTTGATAtatgccttcttttttttcagaaagtaaaaTGCATCTCTTGAATCCATGGCAACCTTAGAAGTGAGAGATCGACAGTACAGGGAAGTGCCCAGGCTGCAAATTCGAGGCTTAGTGGAATCATCTTCAGGGCTGGAGCTCCAAGActtaacaaaaatgtaaaacttaTCCTCCTGTTGCTTGGTCTCAAAGAAAGCCTGCAAATCAAGGGATGGAATAAGGTTTCTCAAAGATGTTTCCAAGTCCTGTCCCATCCTCTCAGGTTGCTCACTCTGGTTGGCCATTTGTATAACAATCACTCCTCCTCCAGAGTTTAACAGAGCACATGCAGCCTGTGTAATTCTTGTCTTctccagctttcttttctttgagtcCTTTTTATTTCGAACTTTTTCTCCCAGAGTCACTTCTCCTGCATAGATGATCAAATCTGGGTAAGACCG contains:
- the Slfn9 gene encoding schlafen family member 9 (The RefSeq protein has 9 substitutions compared to this genomic sequence), with protein sequence METYLSLVVKRSYPDLIIYAGEVTLGEKVRNKKDSKKRKLEKTRITQAACALLNSGGGVIVIQMANQSEQPERMGQDLETSLRNLIPSLDLQAFFETKQQEDKFYIFVKSWSSSPEDDSTKPRICSLGTSLYCRSLTSKVAMDSRDAFYFLKKKKAYIKCSPTDDRAPPAKIPRTMSQKSLESNPAFEIFQSKKLEYGQRLLFSESTSIEFKQFDTENAQKYMKDIIPEYISAFANTQGGYLFIGVDDKSIILGCPKDNVDPDSLKIVANEAISKLPVFHFCSSKDKNKVSYETRVIDVFQEGNLYGYLCVIKVEPFCCAVFSEAPISWMVDKEKGVYTLNTEEWVRMMVDVGPEAASNDLSRDFECQLSLSDSPPHCRPVYSKKGLEHKVDLQQRLFQVSPDCLKYTPESLWSELCSQHERLEDLVKQQIRSFSCGLLILSRSWAVDLNLEEKQEVICDALLIAQNSPPILYTILGEQDEQGQDYCTRTAFTLKQKLVNTGGYTGRVCVMTKVLCLSSQNNNKTSGGSVSPIDYPSSYNLANIQEMQGLLQALVIVLLNFRSFLSDQLGCEVLNLLTAQQYEILSKSLRKTRELFVHGLPGSGKTIIAMKIMEKIRNTFHCETDRILYICENQPLRDFIQAKNICQAVTRKTFMNYKFKTERFQHIIIDEAQNFRTEDGNWYEKAKGITRGMKNCPGILWIFLDYFQTSHLQESGLPDFSLQYPKEELTQVVRNADKIAEFLQQELQKIRDNPPCSIPQESLNILHEFKWSQGVSGTYEITYLTLEKMVSYITDKCDVFLSKGYSPQDIAVLFSTDREKKAYEHMFLREMRKRRRASHMNDESVCHSNMFDSIRRFSGLERSIVFGINPIATEQPISHNLLLCLASRAMKHLYILYLSTPEGQSSMVAC